One region of Scomber scombrus chromosome 10, fScoSco1.1, whole genome shotgun sequence genomic DNA includes:
- the wu:fa11c10 gene encoding protein FAM110A, translated as MPVETLRPSDGRLAGVPFTSAMPFRILNKGPDYFRRQAEPGARKLSAVERLEADKAKYVKSQQVALTRQAPVKPPIIRKPLVTPGMMLQCQMSTPPARKVPRCPADVENNGGRDGPGGRRGPALNLDILNNLINDVCDGPMPCSQSSSSTSPSSSSPSSGAKSIGSSLSAEQERSNRLLNNLKPLNHTTNNSSTSSCTSSPLNKNLAAPTAEPARRPPPVPARAPRIVVPAPYSSPNSVTVRRVDVRPHAEIRKPQRPQLQPQLRPRQTAQGQVAHPQVPPPPPPSAPQNQPQLHPQINIPTQTLPAPPAYLPPSPMLIRAGMIPPASPAFTRLSNASSKGSSRKHPSLHRSKSDLSDRYSRATADLERFFNYCGLDPTEVDGMGGVERFTRANSDIVSISKLRSVSTPSSECGDDAERAREDAGDEDDEDGPARGNERVPYGISVIERNARVIKWLYGIRQARDSNSAVSNV; from the coding sequence ATGCCGGTGGAGACCCTGCGGCCCTCAGACGGCCGTCTGGCCGGGGTCCCCTTCACCTCTGCCATGCCCTTCAGGATACTTAACAAGGGTCCAGACTACTTCCGTCGCCAGGCTGAGCCCGGAGCCCGTAAACTGAGTGCTGTAGAACGTCTGGAGGCTGACAAGGCCAAGTACGTAAAGAGCCAGCAGGTGGCTCTCACTCGCCAGGCGCCTGTCAAACCGCCAATCATCCGGAAGCCTCTTGTTACACCAGGGATGATGCTCCAGTGCCAGATGAGCACTCCTCCTGCCCGAAAAGTTCCCCGCTGCCCAGCTGATGTGGAGAACAACGGAGGGAGAGATGGGCCAGGAGGGAGACGAGGACCTGCTCTTAACTTGGATATATTGAATAACCTAATCAACGATGTATGTGATGGACCAATGCCCTGTTCCCagtcctcttcctccacctccccctcatCCTCGTCTCCTTCATCGGGAGCTAAGAGTATCGGCAGCAGTCTGTCAGCAGAACAGGAGAGGAGCAACCGACTCCTCAACAACCTCAAACCATTAAACCACACCACCAATAACTCATCCACTTCCTCTTGCACTTCCTCTCCGCTCAACAAGAACCTTGCGGCCCCCACAGCTGAACCGGCCCGTCGCCCGCCCCCTGTCCCCGCGCGAGCGCCCCGCATTGTGGTCCCGGCGCCCTACAGCTCCCCTAACTCAGTGACAGTTCGCAGGGTGGACGTTCGGCCCCACGCTGAGATAAGGAAACCCCAGAGGCCTCAGCTGCAGCCTCAGCTCAGGCCAAGACAGACTGCCCAGGGCCAGGTAGCGCACCCCCAGgtcccaccaccacctcctccttcagCCCCTCAAAACCAACCCCAACTTCACCCTCAGATCAACATCCCTACACAAACCCTTCCCGCCCCTCCAGCCTACCTGCCGCCCAGCCCCATGCTGATCCGAGCGGGTATGATCCCCCCTGCCTCCCCCGCTTTTACCCGCCTATCCAACGCCAGCTCCAAGGGCTCGTCCCGTAAGCACCCGTCCTTACACCGCTCCAAGTCGGACCTGAGCGACCGCTACTCGCGCGCCACGGCCGACCTGGAGCGCTTCTTCAACTACTGCGGGCTGGACCCGACCGAGGTGGACGGGATGGGCGGGGTGGAGCGCTTCACCAGAGCCAACTCGGACATAGTCTCCATCTCTAAGCTCCGCAGCGTCAGCACGCCCAGCTCGGAGTGCGGGGACGACGCGGAGCGGGCGAGAGAGGACGCGGGAGACGAGGACGACGAGGACGGGCCCGCCAGGGGTAACGAGCGGGTCCCCTACGGCATCTCGGTCATCGAGAGGAACGCTCGAGTCATCAAGTGGCTGTACGGCATCCGTCAGGCACGAGACTCCAACAGCGCCGTCTCTAACGTGTAG